Proteins encoded within one genomic window of Elephas maximus indicus isolate mEleMax1 chromosome 21, mEleMax1 primary haplotype, whole genome shotgun sequence:
- the MON1B gene encoding vacuolar fusion protein MON1 homolog B isoform X1, giving the protein MDAGGNTAAPAPADAEDLEATRLFGEEAGDSGGVQKDPPDPGDRDLEETGSKAKDQLPSLLSSLPQSETPSGTCEPWSPTAPRNSPTGGPENGPGGQGGDPSDEDWRSQRKHVFVLSEAGKPIYSRYGSVEALSATMGVMTALVSFVQSAGDAIRAIYAEDHKLVFLQQGPLLLVAVSRTPQSAAQLRGELLAVHAQIVSTLTRASVARIFAHKQNYDLRRLLAGSERTLDRLLDSVERDPGVLLLGAVRCVPLARPLREALGALLQRCTAPGLALSVLAVGGRLITAAQERTVLTECRLDPADLQLLLDWVGAPAFAAGEAWAPVCLPRFNPDGFFYAYVARLDAMPVCLLLLGTDREAFHAMAACRRLVEDGMRALGAIRALAEVAGLYNVPSANAPAYSVQAVGAPGLRHFLYKPLDIPDHHRQLPQFTSPELEAPYSREEERHRLSDLYHCLHARLHSTSRPLRLIYHVAEKETLLAWVTSKFELYTCLSPLVTKAGAILVVTKLLRWVKKEEDRLFIRYPPKYSTPPATSVDQAPHNGFFTGL; this is encoded by the exons ATGGACGCCGGCGGAAACACTGCTGCCCCAGCACCGGCGGACGCGGAGGACTTGGAGGCCACGCGGCTCTTTGGTGAGGAAGCTGGAGACAGTGGAGGGGTTCAAAAGGATCCGCCGGATCCCGGAGACCGGGACCTGGAGGAAACAG GATCCAAGGCCAAGGACCAGCTGCCGAGCCTTCTGTCATCACTGCCCCAGTCAGAGACCCCATCAGGCACCTGTGAGCCCTGGAGCCCCACAGCCCCTAGGAATAGTCCCACAGGTGGCCCTGAGAATGGGCCTGGGGGCCAGGGCGGGGACCCCAGTGACGAGGACTGGCGCAGCCAGCGGAAGCATGTGTTTGTGCTGAGTGAGGCTGGCAAACCCATCTACTCACGTTATGGTAGTGTGGAGGCACTGTCGGCTACCATGGGTGTGATGACAGCCCTTGTGTCCTTTGTGCAGAGTGCAGGCGATGCCATCCGCGCCATCTATGCTG AGGACCACAAGCTGGTGTTCCTGCAGCAGGGCCCACTGCTACTGGTGGCCGTGTCCCGTACTCCTCAGTCAGCAGCCCAGCTGCGGGGGGAGCTGCTAGCTGTGCACGCCCAGATTGTGAGCACGTTGACCCGTGCGAGTGTGGCCCGCATCTTTGCACACAAGCAGAACTATGACCTCCGCCGCCTGCTGGCTGGCTCAGAGCGCACGCTGGACCGGCTTCTGGACAGTGTGGAGCGGGACCCAGGTGTGCTGCTCCTGGGCGCCGTGCGCTGCGTGCCTCTCGCACGCCCACTGCGGGAAGCACTGGGCGCACTACTGCAACGCTGCACAGCCCCTGGCCTAGCACTGTCGGTGCTGGCAGTTGGCGGCCGGCTGATAACAGCAGCCCAGGAACGGACTGTGCTGACTGAGTGCCGGCTGGACCCAGCTGACCTGCAACTGCTGCTCGACTGGGTGGGTGCACCAGCCTTTGCAGCAGGCGAGGCATGGGCACCTGTGTGCCTACCCCGCTTCAATCCTGATGGTTTTTTCTATGCCTACGTGGCCCGCCTGGATGCCATGCCTGTCTGTCTGCTGCTGCTTGGCACTGACCGTGAGGCCTTCCATGCCATGGCTGCCTGCCGACGCCTGGTTGAAGATGGCATGCGTGCCCTCGGTGCAATTCGTGCCCTTGCAGAAGTTGCTGGGCTCTATAATGTACCGTCAGCCAATGCCCCTGCCTACAGCGTGCAGGCCGTGGGGGCACCCGGCCTCCGGCACTTCCTCTATAAACCACTGGACATTCCCGACCACCACCGCCAGCTGCCCCAGTTTACCAG CCCTGAGCTAGAGGCCCCGTACAGCAGGGAGGAGGAGCGACACCGCCTGTCGGATTTGTACCACTGCCTGCACGCGCGCCTCCACAGCACCTCCAGGCCCCTGCGCCTCATTTACCACGTGGCTGAGAAGGAGACACTGCTGGCCTGG GTGACCTCCAAGTTCGAGCTCTATACGTGTCTCAGCCCTTTGGTGACCAAGGCAGGTGCCATCTTGGTAGTGACCAAACTCCTGCGCTGGGTGAAGAAGGAGGAGGACCGGCTCTTCATTCGTTACCCACCCAAATACTCCACACCCCCTGCCACCTCTGTGGACCAGGCACCCCATAACGGCTTTTTCACTGGACTCTGA
- the MON1B gene encoding vacuolar fusion protein MON1 homolog B isoform X2, with product MDAGGNTAAPAPADAEDLEATRLFGEEAGDSGGVQKDPPDPGDRDLEETEDHKLVFLQQGPLLLVAVSRTPQSAAQLRGELLAVHAQIVSTLTRASVARIFAHKQNYDLRRLLAGSERTLDRLLDSVERDPGVLLLGAVRCVPLARPLREALGALLQRCTAPGLALSVLAVGGRLITAAQERTVLTECRLDPADLQLLLDWVGAPAFAAGEAWAPVCLPRFNPDGFFYAYVARLDAMPVCLLLLGTDREAFHAMAACRRLVEDGMRALGAIRALAEVAGLYNVPSANAPAYSVQAVGAPGLRHFLYKPLDIPDHHRQLPQFTSPELEAPYSREEERHRLSDLYHCLHARLHSTSRPLRLIYHVAEKETLLAWVTSKFELYTCLSPLVTKAGAILVVTKLLRWVKKEEDRLFIRYPPKYSTPPATSVDQAPHNGFFTGL from the exons ATGGACGCCGGCGGAAACACTGCTGCCCCAGCACCGGCGGACGCGGAGGACTTGGAGGCCACGCGGCTCTTTGGTGAGGAAGCTGGAGACAGTGGAGGGGTTCAAAAGGATCCGCCGGATCCCGGAGACCGGGACCTGGAGGAAACAG AGGACCACAAGCTGGTGTTCCTGCAGCAGGGCCCACTGCTACTGGTGGCCGTGTCCCGTACTCCTCAGTCAGCAGCCCAGCTGCGGGGGGAGCTGCTAGCTGTGCACGCCCAGATTGTGAGCACGTTGACCCGTGCGAGTGTGGCCCGCATCTTTGCACACAAGCAGAACTATGACCTCCGCCGCCTGCTGGCTGGCTCAGAGCGCACGCTGGACCGGCTTCTGGACAGTGTGGAGCGGGACCCAGGTGTGCTGCTCCTGGGCGCCGTGCGCTGCGTGCCTCTCGCACGCCCACTGCGGGAAGCACTGGGCGCACTACTGCAACGCTGCACAGCCCCTGGCCTAGCACTGTCGGTGCTGGCAGTTGGCGGCCGGCTGATAACAGCAGCCCAGGAACGGACTGTGCTGACTGAGTGCCGGCTGGACCCAGCTGACCTGCAACTGCTGCTCGACTGGGTGGGTGCACCAGCCTTTGCAGCAGGCGAGGCATGGGCACCTGTGTGCCTACCCCGCTTCAATCCTGATGGTTTTTTCTATGCCTACGTGGCCCGCCTGGATGCCATGCCTGTCTGTCTGCTGCTGCTTGGCACTGACCGTGAGGCCTTCCATGCCATGGCTGCCTGCCGACGCCTGGTTGAAGATGGCATGCGTGCCCTCGGTGCAATTCGTGCCCTTGCAGAAGTTGCTGGGCTCTATAATGTACCGTCAGCCAATGCCCCTGCCTACAGCGTGCAGGCCGTGGGGGCACCCGGCCTCCGGCACTTCCTCTATAAACCACTGGACATTCCCGACCACCACCGCCAGCTGCCCCAGTTTACCAG CCCTGAGCTAGAGGCCCCGTACAGCAGGGAGGAGGAGCGACACCGCCTGTCGGATTTGTACCACTGCCTGCACGCGCGCCTCCACAGCACCTCCAGGCCCCTGCGCCTCATTTACCACGTGGCTGAGAAGGAGACACTGCTGGCCTGG GTGACCTCCAAGTTCGAGCTCTATACGTGTCTCAGCCCTTTGGTGACCAAGGCAGGTGCCATCTTGGTAGTGACCAAACTCCTGCGCTGGGTGAAGAAGGAGGAGGACCGGCTCTTCATTCGTTACCCACCCAAATACTCCACACCCCCTGCCACCTCTGTGGACCAGGCACCCCATAACGGCTTTTTCACTGGACTCTGA
- the SYCE1L gene encoding synaptonemal complex central element protein 1-like, translated as MTLIRGLPSHTFAPTANQGRLMFCACPELNSRYLDPDQLRGLLCPARMRTAESLCAYVWTNHRPSRLTALENGGQMDLLLDPVIVVFVSTGQAKSSEKSEDLLAMVKKLQKEGSLEPQIEDLINRINELQQAKKKASEELGEALALWEALHRELDSLNGEKVHLEEVLSKKQETLRILQLHCHKKESEVQRLDVKEQLEELMGQHKDLWEFHMLEQRLVREIGALESSKAQLLTEEMLVQAKLEEVGRRLRSQPEVAGTPPVSDGPLLNRPEATAVGMKVELEKFKGQALAEAQSAPEEEAGKGDGEGAEEESRTRVGCRPRCREPVQQPDSHSPQGSRLLGAALEQKDLEPRAELALTPP; from the exons ATGACCTTGATCAGGGGCTTGCCGTCTCACACGTTCGCGCCAACTGCTAATCAGGGGCGCCTTATGTTCTGCGCTTGCCCAGAGCTGAACTCCCGGTACCTAGATCCGGATCAGCTGAGGGGACTGCTGTGCCCTGCGCGCATGCGCACTGCAGAGTCTCTGTGCGCGTACGTTTGGACCAATCATCGGCCAAGCCGGCTCACCGCGCTGGAAAATGGCGGGCAG aTGGACCTCTTACTGGATCCTGTAATTGTGGTTTTCGTCTCCACAGGACAGGCCAAGTCTTCGGAGAAGAGTGAAGACTTGCTGGCAATGGTGAAAAAGCTGCAGAAAG AGGGAAGCCTGGAGCCACAGATTGAGGACCTGATTAACCGGATCAATGAGCTTCAGCAAG CAAAAAAGAAAGCCAGTGAGGAACTGGGAGAGGCCCTTGCGCTCTGGGAGGCCCTGCATAGGGAATTAGACTCAT TGAATGGTGAGAAAGTGCACCTAGAAGAGGTCCTGAGCAAAAAACAAG AGACACTGAGGATCCTGCAGCTGCACTGTCATAAGAAGGAAAGTGAGGTTCAGAG GTTGGATGTCAAAGAACAGCTGGAGGAGCTGATGGGCCAGCACAAGGACCTCTGGGAATTTCAT ATGCTGGAGCAGCGATTGGTCCGAGAGATCGGTGCCCTGGAGAGCAGCAAGGCGCAGCTGCTTACCGAGG agATGCTGGTGCAGGCGAAGCTGGAGGAGGTGGGGCGGCGGCTGCGCTCGCAGCCGGAGGTAGCAGGCACCCCACCAGTGAGCGATGGGCCCCTCCTGAACCGCCCGGAGGCCACAGCCGTCGG GATGAAGGTGGAGCTGGAGAAATTCAAGGGGCAAGCCCTGGCTGAAGCCCAGAGCGCCCCAGAGGAAGAGGCCGGCAAAGGAGAC GGCGAAGGCGCTGAGGAGGAGTCGCGGACCAGAGTGGGCTGCAGGCCAAGGTGTAGAGAGCCGGTCCAGCAGCCTGACTCCCACTCCCCGCAGGGCTCCCGTCTCCTCGGCGCCGCCCTGGAGCAGAAGGATCTAGAACCGAGGGCAGAATTGGCCTTGACGCCCCCCTAA